One part of the Pieris napi chromosome 4, ilPieNapi1.2, whole genome shotgun sequence genome encodes these proteins:
- the LOC125048970 gene encoding protein lin-37 homolog isoform X2, translating into MPRRRRFTPLKNKRTPKKEDDPKDQEVTTARGRLKGALMEILEPSAGIDSDNSSDYVKKDKKSTSSESSSDEEDRLYRAPQRQSYVLKLFDRSVDLSQFSDETPLYPICRAWIINQPKSDYRKISILNMGESMKEENDSVHELPDPDGPVISRVPNLIPEQVSVNKDNIYLNYEHTLPTKDELLSTNMKRWSKVRIAWQDQSQLVHQRYAATQDVLNKLNVNGL; encoded by the exons ATGCCCAGGCGACGAAGATTTACtcctttgaaaaataaaagaaccCCAAAGAAAGAGGATGATCCGAAAG ATCAAGAAGTTACTACTGCCCGTGGTAGACTTAAAGGTGCATTAATGGAGATCTTGGAACCATCAGCTGGTATAGACTCTGATAACTCTTCAGACTATGTCAAAAAGGACAA gaaGTCAACTAGTAGTGAATCATCATCAGATGAAGAGGACAGGCTATATAGAGCCCCACAACGCCAGTCATATGTCCTCAAGCTATTTGATAGAAGTGTAGATCTCTCTCAGTTCTCTGATGAGACACCCTTGTATCCAATATGCAGGGCATGGATTATCAATCAACCAAAATCTGATTATAGAAAGATAAG TATTCTAAATATGGGTGAAAGTATGAAAGAAGAAAATGATTCAGTTCATGAGTTACCAGACCCTGATGGTCCAGTCATCTCCCGTGTTCCAAATCTTATTCCTGAACAGGTGTCTGTGAACAAggacaatatttatttgaattat GAACATACTCTTCCGACTAAAGATGAATTGCTCTCTACTAACATGAAAAGATGGAGCAAAGTGCGTATCGCATGGCAAGACCAATCTCAATTAGTACATCAGCGATATGCTGCCACACAGGATGTGCTCAATAAGCTGAATGTcaa TGGACTGTAG
- the LOC125048970 gene encoding protein lin-37 homolog isoform X1, whose protein sequence is MPRRRRFTPLKNKRTPKKEDDPKVDQEVTTARGRLKGALMEILEPSAGIDSDNSSDYVKKDKKSTSSESSSDEEDRLYRAPQRQSYVLKLFDRSVDLSQFSDETPLYPICRAWIINQPKSDYRKISILNMGESMKEENDSVHELPDPDGPVISRVPNLIPEQVSVNKDNIYLNYEHTLPTKDELLSTNMKRWSKVRIAWQDQSQLVHQRYAATQDVLNKLNVNGL, encoded by the exons ATGCCCAGGCGACGAAGATTTACtcctttgaaaaataaaagaaccCCAAAGAAAGAGGATGATCCGAAAG TAGATCAAGAAGTTACTACTGCCCGTGGTAGACTTAAAGGTGCATTAATGGAGATCTTGGAACCATCAGCTGGTATAGACTCTGATAACTCTTCAGACTATGTCAAAAAGGACAA gaaGTCAACTAGTAGTGAATCATCATCAGATGAAGAGGACAGGCTATATAGAGCCCCACAACGCCAGTCATATGTCCTCAAGCTATTTGATAGAAGTGTAGATCTCTCTCAGTTCTCTGATGAGACACCCTTGTATCCAATATGCAGGGCATGGATTATCAATCAACCAAAATCTGATTATAGAAAGATAAG TATTCTAAATATGGGTGAAAGTATGAAAGAAGAAAATGATTCAGTTCATGAGTTACCAGACCCTGATGGTCCAGTCATCTCCCGTGTTCCAAATCTTATTCCTGAACAGGTGTCTGTGAACAAggacaatatttatttgaattat GAACATACTCTTCCGACTAAAGATGAATTGCTCTCTACTAACATGAAAAGATGGAGCAAAGTGCGTATCGCATGGCAAGACCAATCTCAATTAGTACATCAGCGATATGCTGCCACACAGGATGTGCTCAATAAGCTGAATGTcaa TGGACTGTAG